A portion of the Sphaerochaeta pleomorpha str. Grapes genome contains these proteins:
- a CDS encoding Nif3-like dinuclear metal center hexameric protein, which translates to MKRDVLINYLDQYLDIASFAPIDRSSNGLVVGGPDREVKRVAFAVDACQKTFDLAIEAKSDLLIVHHGLFWGSPLPITKSHYNRVKTLLDNHLDLYAAHLPLDAHSEVGNNAVMARLLGLLQIEPFALYKGKTLGFKGVSAVSLDPASIAKTLGFLNPIILPFGKQEIRTIGIVSGGASDDVYAALDEGLDCFITGECEHQVYNDCLENKITLIAGGHYLSEVFGVQELAGHLKKNFGLETVFVANPTGL; encoded by the coding sequence ATGAAACGTGATGTATTGATAAACTATCTTGACCAGTATCTGGATATTGCCTCCTTTGCCCCTATCGATCGTTCTTCGAATGGATTGGTTGTCGGGGGCCCTGACAGGGAAGTAAAGCGCGTGGCGTTTGCCGTTGATGCATGTCAGAAGACCTTTGACCTTGCCATTGAGGCCAAATCCGATCTGCTTATCGTGCACCATGGCCTTTTCTGGGGTTCCCCCCTTCCTATAACAAAGAGCCATTATAACAGGGTCAAAACATTACTTGACAATCATTTGGACCTTTATGCAGCCCATCTGCCCCTTGATGCCCACAGTGAAGTCGGGAACAATGCGGTAATGGCCCGTTTGCTTGGCTTGCTGCAGATTGAGCCTTTTGCCTTATACAAAGGAAAGACCCTTGGGTTCAAGGGTGTCTCTGCCGTTTCCCTAGACCCTGCCTCCATCGCAAAGACCTTGGGATTCTTGAATCCCATTATCCTTCCGTTCGGAAAACAGGAGATAAGGACAATCGGTATCGTAAGCGGTGGGGCAAGCGATGATGTCTATGCAGCGCTGGATGAGGGGCTTGACTGCTTCATTACAGGCGAATGTGAACATCAGGTGTATAACGATTGCCTGGAAAACAAGATTACCCTCATTGCCGGTGGCCATTATCTCAGTGAGGTGTTCGGGGTGCAGGAACTTGCAGGACACCTGAAAAAGAACTTTGGCCTGGAAACTGTCTTTGTTGCTAACCCAACGGGTCTGTAG
- the lspA gene encoding signal peptidase II — protein MDTKPRNRFLPLFLTLLVLAADQLTKAWIVTHIAENTIGYTFFGDFLYIVHVRNTAIAFSMGLGLPILVKLLGFIIFPVFLLIGVAYVFFSNKYSLSPLQRWVLALFLGGGMGNLTDRIFRSFRVVDFISVNTYGFLGFDRWPTWNIADASLVVSGILLALTLLFPPKGEKETTDV, from the coding sequence ATGGATACTAAACCCCGAAACAGATTTCTTCCGTTATTCTTAACCTTGCTGGTGCTTGCAGCTGACCAGCTTACAAAGGCTTGGATTGTCACCCATATTGCTGAAAACACCATTGGATATACGTTTTTCGGGGATTTCCTGTATATAGTGCATGTCCGCAATACGGCAATAGCTTTCAGTATGGGGCTTGGTTTGCCTATACTTGTAAAGTTGCTGGGATTCATCATCTTTCCTGTATTTCTTCTCATTGGCGTTGCCTATGTCTTTTTTTCGAATAAGTATAGCCTTTCCCCCTTGCAACGATGGGTTCTTGCCTTGTTCCTTGGTGGTGGGATGGGTAATCTTACCGACCGTATATTCCGTTCTTTCAGGGTGGTTGATTTTATTTCAGTCAACACCTATGGTTTTCTAGGGTTTGACCGTTGGCCGACCTGGAATATTGCCGATGCCTCTTTGGTGGTAAGCGGAATTCTCCTTGCCCTTACTTTACTATTCCCCCCGAAGGGAGAAAAGGAAACAACCGATGTCTAA